One genomic region from Nitrospira sp. encodes:
- a CDS encoding SIMPL domain-containing protein (The SIMPL domain is named for its presence in mouse protein SIMPL (signalling molecule that associates with mouse pelle-like kinase). Bacterial member BP26, from Brucella, was shown to assemble into a channel-like structure, while YggE from E. coli has been associated with resistance to oxidative stress.) — protein sequence MRIVQLLVLLMLAFPAVTQAHDETKPDTPTLTVSETGTMTHAPDTAYVTFGLDSPGKVLAEAQRRNSAAMSNVMDRLRELQIGKERIQTSSFTVTPQYRPPAKRSADAPSAPPEIIGYVVNNMVTVEIRALDGVGTVIEEVLKAGANSFQGLHWGLRDEQPARLSALKQAAAKARERAAALSEALHVKLVRIVSVNEGGHMIRPVSPVARMAMDAGAGEVPISPGELKVEATVTLVYEIAPN from the coding sequence ATGCGGATTGTCCAGCTGTTGGTGCTGCTGATGCTGGCGTTTCCGGCTGTGACGCAGGCGCATGATGAGACGAAGCCCGACACGCCGACCCTTACGGTCAGCGAAACCGGAACGATGACGCACGCGCCGGATACGGCTTACGTGACATTCGGTTTGGACAGTCCCGGTAAAGTACTCGCCGAGGCGCAGAGGCGGAACAGCGCCGCCATGAGCAACGTCATGGATCGGCTGCGGGAGTTACAGATCGGCAAGGAGCGGATACAAACCTCGTCCTTTACGGTCACCCCCCAGTATCGGCCGCCGGCTAAACGTTCGGCTGATGCGCCGTCTGCTCCGCCGGAAATCATCGGGTATGTCGTCAACAACATGGTGACGGTGGAAATCCGCGCCCTCGACGGAGTCGGCACGGTAATTGAGGAGGTCTTGAAGGCCGGTGCGAACAGCTTTCAGGGGTTGCATTGGGGGTTGCGCGACGAACAACCGGCACGGCTGAGCGCATTGAAACAGGCCGCGGCTAAGGCGCGTGAGAGAGCGGCAGCCCTGAGCGAGGCGCTGCACGTGAAACTCGTGCGGATTGTATCGGTCAATGAGGGTGGCCATATGATCAGGCCTGTCTCTCCCGTGGCACGCATGGCGATGGATGCGGGCGCAGGCGAGGTGCCGATCTCGCCGGGGGAGCTGAAGGTTGAGGCAACAGTGACGCTCGTCTACGAAATCGCTCCGAACTGA
- a CDS encoding HEPN domain-containing protein, which yields MTVRPKDEDLVRAWILKAEHDLLNIENNLAARDIPWDTVSFHAQQCAEKYLKALLVFRQIDPPKIHDLTELYALLPEGLLGDFDVRLLGELNPYSIEGRYPGVWEPVEQAEAIRAVEAARTIRQAIRRILPGTCLV from the coding sequence ATGACCGTGCGGCCTAAGGACGAAGATCTTGTCCGGGCTTGGATTCTAAAGGCCGAACATGACTTGCTCAACATCGAGAATAATCTCGCTGCGCGGGATATCCCGTGGGATACGGTAAGCTTCCATGCGCAGCAGTGCGCAGAGAAATACCTCAAGGCTCTCCTCGTTTTTCGACAAATCGATCCTCCGAAGATTCATGATCTGACCGAACTCTATGCGCTATTGCCGGAGGGCCTGCTGGGAGATTTCGACGTACGCTTGCTCGGTGAATTGAATCCCTACTCGATTGAAGGGCGATACCCTGGAGTTTGGGAGCCGGTTGAACAGGCAGAGGCAATACGTGCTGTTGAGGCTGCGAGAACGATCCGTCAGGCAATTCGCCGGATACTACCGGGCACCTGTCTCGTCTGA
- a CDS encoding Fic family protein, with protein sequence MTSFDENGILRPHSERYLDEKFSMEQAPSIVSSLIERFEGQREAYKSQGYNETQLRREFLDPFFEALGWDVANKQSHAEAYKDVIHEDAIKIGGNTKAPDYCFRIGGARKFFLEAKKPSINIKDEPSPAYQLRRYAWSAKLPLSILTDFEEFAVYDCRTRPNPSDKPSAGRILYLTYQDYLAQWDQLASIFAKEAVLKGSFDKYAVTDRKRGTATVDAEFLREIETWRDALAKNLALRNPRLTVHELNFSVQRTIDRLIFLRIAEDRGIEPYAQLQSLLSGQNIYSRLRYLYNQADDRYNSGLFHFQAEKERAEAPDDLTPSLKIDDKVLRDIIGRLYYPSSPYEFSVFPTEILGQVYEQFLGKVIRLTSGHQAKIEEKPEVKKAGGVYYTPAYIVEYIVKHTVGTLCEGKTPRQIAKLTILDPACGSGSFLIGAYRYLLNYHRDWYAKDGPENHRKALFQAGSGEWRLTTQEKKRILLNNIYGVDIDSQAVEVTKLSLLLKVLEGESDETLKRQLSFVHERALPDLGQNIKCGNSLIGPDYFAGQLMPDDDEMRRVNPFDWKAEFPEIFKGDGPSTGSGQGFDAVIGNPPYVRQESLSALKDYLAQRYEAFDGVADLFTYFMEKSVRLLREGGRFSFIVSSSFLRTTYGEALRRTLKKHAAVLGILDFGGLAVFENAKDTYVCIPLLAKTKPPPRIEVSRIPLLDFTSLDDSAIEHRFTIPQERLTESVWSLKSDEEAAVFEKVLNAGKPLGEYVQGQFFRGVTSGLNDAFIIDSETRKALIRKNKANEELIKPLLGGEDVRRYFIEDPGTWLIFARRGVDADRYPAIREHLAKWKAELTPKKSSSDKVGRKPGRYAWYEIQDDVAYFPIFDGPKIIFPDICKAPRFFLDRSGMYLANTAYCLGVDDPYLLGILNSRLFWFAISNLSIPFGVRAGQYRYRLIYQYMEKVPIRIIDFNSKADKERHCRIVSLVEGMLKLHQRLTDAKTPADKDRLQRQIDATDEEIDRLVYDLYGLTEDETKIVEAASVASSAKVKENDSHESDTQPADQPGSGRGAATTVAQPAQYSSEGGGGSQEGLAGAGEPVHGVREPAGQYGSPQDPDGEAEGQGELSSTREFDTAEGRLSYSELSERLAVPLVAICDEILQARPDQIVITSEWLCLRHKRLAGHLYPDWAGRFRDVNVQVGVHVPPPFYEVPIHMRQFCDDLAERLRHDPGAAIGSAAEFFSWVDWRFQWIHPFRDFNGRIGRVLLAALLYKLGLPHVETASADPTVRREYLEALQAADEGSHGPLIDLWIRRIIEST encoded by the coding sequence ATGACTTCTTTCGATGAAAACGGTATTCTTCGGCCCCATTCGGAACGGTATCTGGACGAGAAGTTCTCTATGGAGCAAGCACCTTCCATTGTTTCCTCACTCATCGAACGGTTTGAGGGCCAGCGGGAGGCCTACAAAAGTCAGGGCTATAACGAGACACAACTGCGCCGTGAGTTTCTCGATCCCTTCTTCGAGGCTCTCGGTTGGGACGTAGCCAACAAGCAGAGTCATGCTGAAGCCTACAAGGATGTCATCCATGAAGATGCGATCAAGATCGGCGGCAACACCAAAGCGCCCGACTACTGTTTTCGCATCGGCGGCGCACGAAAATTCTTCCTTGAAGCGAAAAAACCCTCCATCAATATCAAGGATGAACCCAGCCCCGCCTATCAGCTGCGCCGCTATGCCTGGTCGGCCAAGCTGCCGCTGTCGATTCTGACGGACTTTGAAGAATTTGCCGTCTACGACTGCAGGACTCGCCCCAATCCGTCCGACAAACCCAGCGCCGGACGCATTCTCTATCTCACCTATCAGGACTATCTCGCCCAATGGGATCAGCTTGCCTCCATCTTTGCCAAGGAGGCGGTGCTCAAGGGTTCCTTCGACAAATACGCCGTCACGGACCGGAAACGCGGGACGGCCACCGTCGATGCGGAATTTCTGAGGGAAATCGAAACCTGGCGAGACGCGCTGGCCAAGAATCTCGCGCTCCGCAATCCCAGGCTCACCGTCCACGAGCTGAATTTTTCCGTCCAGCGCACCATCGACCGGCTGATTTTCCTCCGCATCGCGGAAGACCGGGGCATCGAACCCTATGCCCAACTGCAATCGCTGCTCAGCGGCCAGAATATCTATAGCCGCCTGCGCTATCTCTACAACCAGGCCGACGACCGCTACAACTCCGGCCTGTTTCACTTCCAGGCTGAGAAAGAACGCGCCGAAGCGCCGGACGATCTGACGCCCAGCCTCAAGATCGACGACAAAGTACTGAGAGACATCATCGGGCGGCTGTACTACCCCAGCAGCCCCTACGAATTCTCCGTCTTCCCCACGGAAATTCTCGGCCAGGTCTATGAGCAGTTTCTTGGGAAGGTCATCCGGCTCACCTCCGGGCATCAGGCCAAAATCGAAGAGAAGCCGGAGGTCAAAAAGGCCGGTGGCGTCTACTACACGCCCGCCTACATCGTTGAATACATCGTGAAGCACACCGTAGGGACTCTGTGTGAGGGCAAGACACCCAGGCAGATCGCCAAACTCACGATTCTCGATCCCGCCTGCGGATCGGGATCGTTCCTGATCGGCGCCTATCGCTATCTGCTCAACTATCACCGCGACTGGTACGCGAAAGATGGCCCGGAGAACCACCGCAAGGCACTCTTTCAGGCCGGCAGCGGGGAATGGCGGCTGACGACGCAGGAGAAGAAGCGGATTCTTCTGAACAATATCTACGGCGTGGACATCGACAGCCAGGCCGTCGAAGTCACGAAGCTCAGCTTGCTGTTGAAAGTCTTGGAAGGCGAGAGCGACGAAACGCTGAAACGGCAGCTCTCCTTCGTTCACGAGCGGGCCTTGCCGGACTTGGGACAGAACATCAAGTGCGGCAACAGCCTCATCGGACCGGACTATTTCGCTGGCCAACTCATGCCGGACGACGACGAGATGCGCCGGGTGAATCCCTTCGACTGGAAGGCCGAGTTTCCGGAGATATTCAAGGGGGACGGTCCTTCGACAGGCTCAGGACAAGGCTTCGATGCCGTGATCGGTAATCCACCGTATGTGCGGCAGGAGTCTCTGTCGGCATTAAAAGATTATCTCGCGCAACGCTACGAAGCCTTTGACGGAGTGGCGGATCTCTTCACATACTTCATGGAAAAGAGTGTCAGATTGCTTCGTGAAGGAGGACGCTTCAGCTTTATTGTCTCCAGCAGCTTTCTCCGCACCACCTACGGGGAGGCCTTGCGCCGTACGCTCAAGAAACACGCCGCCGTGCTGGGCATCCTGGACTTTGGCGGACTCGCCGTGTTCGAGAACGCCAAGGACACCTATGTCTGCATTCCGCTCCTGGCGAAAACGAAGCCGCCTCCCCGTATCGAAGTCTCGCGGATACCTTTGCTGGACTTTACGAGTCTTGACGATAGCGCGATCGAGCACCGCTTCACGATCCCGCAAGAGCGTCTCACGGAAAGCGTCTGGTCGTTGAAGTCAGACGAAGAGGCGGCAGTTTTTGAAAAAGTTTTGAATGCCGGAAAACCGCTAGGGGAATATGTGCAGGGCCAGTTCTTTCGCGGTGTAACATCTGGGCTTAATGACGCGTTCATTATCGACTCTGAAACCAGGAAAGCCCTCATTCGAAAGAACAAGGCGAACGAGGAGTTAATAAAACCGCTACTGGGTGGTGAGGATGTTCGACGCTACTTCATTGAAGATCCTGGTACGTGGCTCATTTTTGCCCGGCGAGGTGTTGATGCCGATCGCTATCCGGCTATTCGTGAACATTTGGCCAAATGGAAGGCTGAGCTAACCCCCAAGAAATCTTCAAGCGATAAGGTAGGACGGAAGCCAGGGCGATATGCGTGGTATGAGATTCAAGATGATGTAGCGTACTTCCCAATCTTTGACGGCCCCAAGATCATCTTTCCCGACATCTGCAAGGCGCCACGATTTTTCCTCGATCGCAGCGGCATGTATCTCGCCAATACGGCCTATTGTCTGGGCGTAGACGATCCCTACCTTCTTGGTATTCTCAATAGCCGCTTGTTCTGGTTTGCGATTAGCAACCTAAGCATCCCATTCGGCGTTCGTGCCGGGCAGTATCGCTATCGGCTCATCTACCAATATATGGAGAAGGTGCCGATTCGAATTATTGACTTCAACTCGAAGGCCGATAAGGAAAGGCATTGCCGGATAGTCTCGCTTGTCGAAGGCATGCTGAAGTTGCACCAGCGGCTCACTGATGCCAAGACACCTGCCGACAAAGACCGTTTACAACGTCAGATCGACGCAACCGATGAGGAGATCGACCGGTTGGTCTATGATCTCTACGGCTTAACGGAGGATGAGACCAAGATTGTTGAAGCCGCCTCGGTTGCATCTTCAGCCAAAGTGAAGGAGAATGACAGCCATGAATCAGACACCCAACCAGCCGATCAACCTGGCTCAGGCCGAGGCGCGGCTACAACAGTGGCGCAGCCAGCACAATACTCCAGCGAAGGTGGCGGCGGCTCACAGGAAGGTCTTGCTGGAGCGGGTGAGCCAGTCCATGGCGTTCGAGAACCAGCCGGTCAGTACGGATCGCCTCAAGACCCTGATGGCGAAGCCGAAGGCCAAGGCGAGTTAAGCTCCACGCGCGAATTCGATACGGCCGAAGGCCGCCTCTCCTATTCTGAACTCTCCGAACGTCTCGCGGTCCCACTGGTCGCGATCTGCGACGAGATTCTGCAAGCGCGTCCCGATCAGATTGTCATTACCTCCGAATGGCTTTGCCTCCGGCACAAACGTCTCGCCGGGCATCTCTATCCCGATTGGGCCGGTCGCTTCCGTGACGTGAACGTACAAGTCGGCGTCCATGTCCCGCCGCCGTTCTATGAAGTGCCGATCCATATGCGGCAGTTCTGCGACGATCTGGCCGAGCGTTTGCGGCACGATCCTGGCGCGGCGATCGGAAGCGCAGCGGAGTTTTTCTCCTGGGTTGATTGGCGCTTCCAGTGGATTCACCCGTTCAGGGATTTCAACGGACGGATCGGGCGAGTACTTTTGGCCGCGTTGCTCTATAAACTTGGATTGCCCCACGTCGAAACGGCATCTGCTGACCCAACTGTGCGCCGTGAATATCTCGAAGCCCTGCAAGCTGCAGACGAGGGGAGCCATGGCCCGCTCATAGATCTGTGGATTCGTCGAATCATCGAATCAACATAG
- a CDS encoding sigma-54 dependent transcriptional regulator has translation MKGLTILVVDDEPLMRLSMMDALEAVGCDVRAVPTGTEGVDAIREKTFDVVITDLRLPGVDGLTVLQTAKDNESQTEVLVITAHGSVETAVEAMKLGAFDYITKPFQMEELLLIVERVSGMITLRRENQDLKHQLEDKFCFNGILGANSQMRAVLDKIKLVAETDSTVLIVGESGTGKELVANALHQNSSRKGYPLIKVSCAALPETLLEAELFGHEKGAFTGALRQRRGRFEMANRGTLFLDEIGEISPVVQVKLLRVLQERTFERVGSNEPMETDVRLVCATQKDLRKEVAQGRFREDLFYRLNVVPVVVPPLRQRQEDIMVIADHVLETCSLKLNKQLRGFSQQARELLLRYSYPGNVRELENMVERAVALGRDRAAVQPADLCGFQACPFLGGVPQESCGFCSEGLTGGKKKKDATLTSLAAARERFEKDYIVSVLERVDGSRTTASRILGLSRKALWEKCKRYGIPSAHGDAEDES, from the coding sequence ATGAAAGGGTTGACTATTCTGGTGGTCGACGATGAGCCTTTGATGCGGCTTTCCATGATGGATGCATTGGAGGCTGTCGGTTGCGATGTCCGGGCGGTACCGACCGGTACGGAAGGGGTCGACGCGATCCGAGAGAAGACATTTGATGTGGTGATCACCGACCTCCGGTTACCGGGTGTGGATGGGCTGACCGTGCTCCAGACGGCCAAAGACAATGAGTCCCAGACCGAGGTGCTCGTGATTACCGCACATGGATCGGTCGAAACAGCTGTTGAAGCCATGAAACTGGGAGCATTTGACTACATCACGAAGCCCTTCCAGATGGAGGAATTGCTCCTGATCGTCGAGCGGGTCAGCGGCATGATCACACTCCGTCGCGAAAATCAGGATCTCAAACACCAGCTCGAAGACAAGTTCTGTTTCAACGGCATTTTAGGGGCGAACAGTCAGATGCGCGCCGTGCTGGACAAGATCAAGCTCGTGGCTGAGACCGATTCCACCGTCCTGATCGTCGGGGAGAGCGGGACGGGCAAGGAACTTGTCGCCAATGCGCTGCATCAGAACAGTTCGCGAAAAGGGTATCCGCTGATCAAAGTCAGCTGCGCCGCGTTGCCGGAGACGTTGCTGGAAGCGGAACTCTTCGGTCACGAGAAAGGCGCCTTTACTGGTGCCCTGCGTCAGCGTCGGGGGCGATTCGAAATGGCGAATCGAGGGACCTTGTTCCTGGATGAAATCGGCGAAATCTCGCCTGTGGTGCAGGTGAAGCTCTTACGTGTCCTGCAGGAGCGTACTTTCGAACGGGTGGGGAGCAATGAGCCTATGGAAACGGATGTGCGGCTCGTGTGCGCCACGCAGAAAGACTTGCGCAAAGAGGTGGCTCAGGGCCGGTTCCGTGAAGACCTCTTTTACCGCCTCAACGTCGTGCCGGTCGTCGTTCCACCGCTCAGGCAACGGCAAGAGGACATTATGGTGATTGCCGATCATGTCCTCGAAACATGCTCGCTGAAGCTGAACAAACAGCTGCGCGGGTTTTCCCAGCAGGCGCGTGAATTGTTGCTTCGTTATTCGTATCCAGGGAATGTGCGGGAGTTAGAAAATATGGTCGAGCGGGCTGTGGCTCTCGGTCGAGATCGTGCCGCGGTTCAACCGGCCGACCTCTGTGGATTTCAAGCTTGCCCATTCTTGGGGGGCGTCCCACAGGAATCCTGCGGCTTCTGTAGCGAAGGTTTGACCGGAGGGAAAAAGAAGAAAGATGCGACCCTGACATCGCTTGCTGCCGCGCGAGAACGATTTGAGAAGGACTACATTGTCTCCGTATTGGAACGTGTCGATGGAAGCCGCACGACAGCCTCCAGAATCTTGGGACTGTCCAGAAAAGCTCTTTGGGAAAAATGCAAACGCTATGGTATTCCGTCGGCACACGGCGACGCTGAGGATGAAAGCTGA
- a CDS encoding aldo/keto reductase: MEYTHLGRSGVKVSRLCLGTMNFGPQTNEPDSFALMDRALDLGINFFDTANVYGWKLGEGWTEQIIGRWFAQEGGRRDKVVLATKVYGRMGEWPNQSRLSAVHIKRACEDSLRRLKTDWIDVYQMHHVDRETPWEEIWQAMEQLVREGKVVYVGSSNFAGWHLAQAQEAARSRNFLGLVSEQSLYNLNERTIELEVIPACEAYGIGLIPWSPLGRGLLAGVLQSDNIGRRADADLKQAVIKSRPKLEAYEGLCARIGERPANVALAWLLHQRAVTSPIIGPRTMEQLEGAMKALSLSLSSDILKQLDELFPGPGGTAPESYAW; the protein is encoded by the coding sequence ATGGAATACACACACCTTGGCCGGTCCGGAGTGAAAGTCAGCCGACTCTGTCTAGGCACGATGAATTTCGGTCCGCAGACGAACGAGCCGGACAGCTTCGCACTGATGGATCGGGCATTGGATCTCGGCATCAATTTTTTTGATACGGCGAATGTGTACGGCTGGAAACTCGGTGAAGGCTGGACAGAGCAGATCATCGGACGTTGGTTCGCACAAGAGGGAGGCCGTCGGGATAAGGTGGTGCTGGCTACGAAAGTGTACGGTCGCATGGGCGAATGGCCGAATCAGTCACGCCTCTCGGCCGTACACATCAAACGAGCTTGCGAGGACAGTCTCCGACGGTTGAAGACCGACTGGATAGATGTGTATCAAATGCATCATGTCGATCGGGAAACACCGTGGGAAGAAATCTGGCAAGCGATGGAACAGTTAGTCAGGGAAGGCAAGGTGGTGTATGTGGGCAGCAGCAATTTCGCCGGTTGGCACTTGGCCCAAGCTCAGGAAGCCGCACGGAGCCGTAACTTTTTGGGGCTGGTGTCGGAACAAAGCCTTTATAACCTCAATGAGCGTACCATTGAACTGGAAGTCATCCCTGCCTGTGAGGCCTACGGCATCGGTCTCATCCCATGGAGTCCCCTGGGAAGGGGCCTCTTGGCCGGTGTCCTTCAGTCAGACAACATTGGTCGGCGCGCGGACGCGGATCTGAAACAAGCGGTGATCAAGTCCCGTCCCAAATTGGAAGCTTACGAGGGGCTGTGCGCACGGATTGGTGAAAGACCGGCGAATGTCGCACTTGCCTGGCTATTGCATCAACGGGCAGTTACTTCACCTATTATCGGACCTCGCACCATGGAACAGCTGGAGGGGGCTATGAAGGCACTCAGTCTTTCTCTCAGTAGCGACATCTTGAAGCAACTGGACGAACTCTTTCCTGGGCCCGGTGGAACTGCGCCGGAGTCCTATGCCTGGTAG
- a CDS encoding thioredoxin family protein, with protein sequence MATSSAMLPVGTAAPRFSLRDVVSGQTYSLESFADKTALLVMFICRHCPYVVHVEQELAKIGLDYRDTGLGIIAISSNDPIGYPDDAPPKLKEMALRLNFTFPFCHDETQEVAKAYRAACTPDFYLFDRDRRLVYRGQLDESRPGNNKPVTGRDLRTAIQAVLVGKPIGGTQRPSIGCSIKWKPGHTPPYA encoded by the coding sequence GTGGCAACATCATCCGCCATGCTCCCAGTGGGAACAGCCGCACCGCGCTTCTCACTGCGTGACGTGGTGAGCGGGCAGACCTATTCACTCGAATCATTTGCCGATAAGACCGCGCTCTTGGTGATGTTCATCTGCCGGCACTGTCCCTACGTGGTCCATGTCGAGCAGGAGCTCGCCAAGATCGGGCTCGACTATAGAGACACGGGTTTGGGGATCATCGCCATCAGCAGCAATGACCCTATCGGGTATCCCGACGACGCCCCGCCCAAGCTCAAAGAAATGGCCTTACGTTTGAACTTTACCTTTCCCTTCTGTCACGACGAAACGCAGGAGGTTGCGAAAGCCTATCGCGCCGCCTGCACTCCGGACTTCTACCTCTTCGATCGTGACAGGCGGCTGGTGTATCGTGGACAATTGGATGAGAGTCGTCCCGGTAATAATAAGCCTGTGACCGGCCGTGATCTCCGCACTGCCATCCAAGCCGTGCTCGTCGGCAAGCCTATCGGCGGTACCCAGCGACCAAGCATCGGCTGCAGCATCAAGTGGAAGCCGGGGCATACTCCGCCTTACGCATGA
- a CDS encoding type II toxin-antitoxin system HicA family toxin: MNKQKLLAKALAGSKNLRFTEAVALAKAFGYRLARTKGSHHIFVHPKIKELINLQEVGGKAKPYQVRQLLDIVERYNLLLELGDEP, from the coding sequence GTGAATAAGCAGAAACTGCTCGCCAAGGCATTGGCCGGCTCAAAAAATCTGCGGTTCACCGAAGCCGTCGCGCTCGCGAAAGCGTTCGGTTATCGTTTGGCGAGGACCAAAGGAAGCCATCACATTTTCGTTCATCCTAAAATCAAGGAACTGATCAACCTTCAAGAAGTCGGAGGCAAGGCAAAGCCGTATCAAGTACGTCAGTTGCTGGATATCGTGGAACGGTATAATCTACTGCTGGAATTGGGAGATGAGCCATGA
- a CDS encoding nucleotidyltransferase domain-containing protein, whose product MMQPAGNIRAVQVAIAEMVRRIVERFHPERIVLFGSHARGTAGPHSDVDLLVVMQPQGSKRRRAVEIHGLLAGIGIPKDVIVVTPEEFEAYRDAPGTVIRTAWQEGKILHDRAA is encoded by the coding sequence ATGATGCAACCAGCGGGGAACATAAGGGCAGTTCAAGTTGCCATTGCCGAAATGGTACGGCGCATTGTCGAGCGGTTCCATCCGGAGCGCATCGTTCTCTTTGGATCACATGCCCGTGGGACAGCCGGTCCACATAGCGATGTCGATTTGCTCGTCGTGATGCAGCCGCAGGGTTCCAAACGAAGGCGAGCGGTCGAGATCCATGGATTGCTGGCCGGCATAGGGATTCCCAAGGATGTCATTGTCGTGACTCCTGAAGAATTTGAAGCCTACCGAGACGCGCCAGGCACTGTGATAAGAACAGCGTGGCAAGAGGGGAAGATCTTGCATGACCGTGCGGCCTAA
- a CDS encoding type II toxin-antitoxin system HicB family antitoxin: MKDYHINIFYSDADKGYIADIPDLEACSAFGKTPAEALRHAQLAKKAWVEAARAEGKPIPRPRYRPVIYQTGS; encoded by the coding sequence ATGAAGGATTATCACATCAACATCTTCTACAGCGACGCCGACAAGGGCTACATCGCCGACATTCCTGATCTCGAAGCCTGCTCCGCTTTCGGCAAAACTCCGGCAGAGGCGCTCAGGCATGCGCAGCTGGCCAAGAAGGCTTGGGTGGAAGCAGCCCGTGCCGAAGGCAAACCGATTCCTCGTCCACGGTACCGGCCTGTGATTTATCAGACCGGCTCATGA